In Anomalospiza imberbis isolate Cuckoo-Finch-1a 21T00152 chromosome 19, ASM3175350v1, whole genome shotgun sequence, a genomic segment contains:
- the BPTF gene encoding nucleosome-remodeling factor subunit BPTF isoform X2 produces MRGRRGRPPKQQQPAAAAAPASAPAPAGPIGGLRSRQRGSSRGRWAAAAQAETAGPKQKGAGAAQASSPAAAAASPRGGGKRKAGGGGSSTPGGGGSGGKGRGRAGAAGAGGGGGAGGSCNSQGRAASSRRSISKVVYDDHESEEEEESMVSEEEEEGDPEDNQDSEEEEEEEIMEEEDDDDSDYPEEMEDEDDASYCTESSFRSHSTYSSTPGRRRQRAHRPRSPILEEKDIPPLEFPKSSEDLMVPSEHIMNVIAIYEVLRNFGTVLRLSPFRFEDFCAALVSQEQCTLMAEMHIVLLKAVLREEDTSNTTFGPADLKDSVNSTLYFIDGMTWPEVLRVYCESDKEYHHVLPYQETEDYPYGPVENKIKVLQFLVDQFLTTNIAREELMSEGVIQYDDHCRVCHKLGDLLCCETCSAVYHLECVKPPLEEVPEDEWQCEVCVAHKVPGVTDCVAEIQKNKPYIRHEPIGYDRHRRKYWFLNRRIIIEEDSESEKDKKIWYYSTKIQLAELIECLDKDYWEADLCKTLDEMREEVHRHMDVTEDLTNKARGSNKSFLSAANDEILDVIRARKGEIVEDKNTGDEEAEKAKSDVDNDQTDAERDKEESGDQNKIEETHSEQDVEKERTEEATVLGDKSNSVTSSTDDSTTNPSAGENSCSEGKDAVGCQSETLDSNNVAEKKVASELPLELSEETGQMIPSSGSAAPPQADVESSSGSELGSGQNDSIKTLDDAENAERGSQASEDIGEKSNGDRSDSPGAGKGTPGSTRMLTRLRNPDSKLSQMKSQQVAAAANEANKLYKETREVLVVNSQGEVSRVNTKKDVVIKGNINNYFKLGQEGKYRVYHNQYATNSFALNKHQHREDHDKRRHLSHKFCLTPAGEFKWNGSVHGSKVLTISTLRLTIIQLENNIPASFLHPNWASHRSNWIKAVQMCSKPREFALALAILECAIKPVVMLPIWRESLGHTRLRRMTAIEREEKEKVKKKERKQEEEETMQQATWVKYTFPVKHQVWKQKGEEYRVTGYGGWSWISKTHVHRFMPKLPGNTNANYRKLLSTKSEDEKCSLDKRKGTTKVKPEKDRAKDSRDLQAKDKDVSETLEKVQVKEEKLHEDKLEVDTISENLEHAKDTVEKDIDGENDKVIKEEPMDVDDVKIESSIKDEESHCKRDIINVSEGFHLRTCYKRKVKSSKLDGLLERRIKQFTLEEKQRLEKIKLEAGAKTGGIRSVSPQKNTDELQTRNGKGGNQFDSSSQDQSYTSGKTQAEDAEQDCLPISSISCTKTGDEDEPSLPLSNRLSKKGQLLDEDSPQSSEGDSSVQNDGRENNPEPSTADKCQGQEALGQSESSLVDGLKQTSAEGRIKWDVSEINEKPLKQKLPTTRVSQRELENLGPVVPESSCRRDAVGTLDKPDSEGNSEQSKDPENNCMIKSHMETMSSQESEMEEEIAPVKTESKSEKMIFHQKSANKDLESFKTGLISERNLESQTLEHMDGEDDNEDLLSSKLTEANGQNKGQELKGETGTMNKYLDQTNVNTITDKKNNKDEETETEKEKSSFQINGKDNDIKALSNDDCLVKNTCEAKAGGDIEPKVNNINKSIPEHEIKPLTFKESSVKPFMNGDIMGEDSKDKKTVDSKSHLQSSPESESGESLQPPDEVPKCVQKTEENQLSPERSASVSSPSLPTKPVCKENNLNSETESMETEAIEEKKVAPSPVTSCGESSLSSHFADQNGVQTYKMENINGESKMKTVITEVTTTTSTVSTESKTVFKVAETGAASDEKTTVVSSTENCAISTVTTTTTVTKLTTPASEGNSDVISVQEHSKTVVTTTVTDSLTTPEGTLVTSMTVSKEYSTKDKVKLMKFTRPKKTRSGTALPSYRKFVTKSSKKSIFVLPNDDLKKLARRGGIREVPYFNYNAKPALDIWPYPSPRPTFGITWRYRLQTVKSLAGVSLMLRLLWACLKWDDMAAKAPPGGGTTRTETTETEITTTEIIKRRDVGPYGIRSEYCIRKIICPIGVPEAPKETPTPQRKGLRSSALRPKRPETPKQTGPVIMETWVAEEELELWEIRAFAERVEKEKAQAVEQQAKVSEQKKAEEFKAQLEAQLKHQRLAAQQKRLEQQKQIPAGGVVPAATTGSSTATTVSTPQKVVVGPLTGPVPTGTKVVLTTKVGSPATVTFQQNKNFHQTFATWVKQGQSSTATSTAATSATSIASTGQTFQLSGSPVTMAGKVITKLPLPANSKIVAVNVPSTQGGVVQVQQKVLGIIPSTTGASQTFTSFQPRTATVTIRPNTTGTLGTTSTSQVVQGTPLRPGMTVIRTPLQQSTLGKTIIRTPVVVQQGQTQQVVTQIIRGQPVSTAVSSTSTASSSTGQKTITSSGTAPQQAQPQTPAPPPRPQQGQVKLTMAQLTQLTQGQGGSQGLTVVIQGQGQTTGQLQLIPQGVTVIPGPGQQLMQAAMPNGTIQRFLFTPLPAAATTASTTTTTVSTSTSAAGEAKPALQAPPAPAVPVGQGQPPGQPGSTAQPAGAQPQGAQPQAPSQPEPPGDPAAPPEAQPSKSPAQSPAQAPGLSPAPGPMPPPPTGLPPGQAQAQHPAQVQTPTRQPSLMRPHAPRQIPARLQQSQPRVQTSGPTLASTQSLNQVPVQCPAHPQLQLQQPPTSVTAVPQLQQQVGVLSQLQPRVVAQIRAQQGSVPQVQLQLPLEVQHSSPAQAQQIASVLAVQAASAQEQLRRVQQLREQQQKKKQQQIGIKREHTLQASNQSDIIQKQVVMKQNAVIEHLKQKKTLTPAEREENQRMIVCNQVMKYILDKIDKEEKQAAKKRKREESVEQKRSKQNATKLSALLFKHKEQLKAEILKKRALLDKDLQIEVQEELKKDLTKIKKEKERAQAAAAAAAAAAAAAAAAAPPAPPPVPPAPPQLPAASVTSSSSTTVPVPVSSQKRKREEEKDSSASKSKKKKMISTTSKETKKDTKLYCICKTPYDESKFYIGCDLCTNWYHGECVGITEKEAKKMDVYICNECKRAQEGSSEELYCICRTPYDESQFYIGCDRCQNWYHGRCVGILQSEADLIDEYVCPQCQSTEDAMTVLSPLTDKDYEGLRRVLRSLQAHKMAWPFLEPVDPNDAPDYYGVIKEPMDLATMEERILKRYYKKVTEFVADMTKIFDNCRYYNPSDSPFYQCAEVLESFFVQKLKGFKASRSHNNKLQSTAS; encoded by the exons GTAGGAGAAGACAGAGAGCACATCGTCCTCGTTCTCCAATATTGGAAGAAAAAGATATCCCACCCTTGGAGTTTCCTAAATCCTCAGAGGACTTAATGGTGCCTAGTGAGCATATAATGAATGTTATTGCCATCTATGAGGTACTAAGGAACTTTGGCACTGTTTTGCGCCTCTCTCCTTTTCGTTTTGAGgacttctgtgctgctctggtaAGTCAAGAGCAGTGCACACTTATGGCAGAGATGCATATAGTGCTGTTAAAAGCAGTTTTACGTGAAGAAGACACTTCAAATACTACCTTTGGACCTGCTGACCTCAAAGATAGCGTTAATTCCACTTTGTATTTCATAGATGGAATGACGTGGCCAGAGGTTCTGCGGGTATATTGTGAGAGTGACAAGGAATACCATCATGTTCTTCCTTACCAAGAGACAGAGGACTATCCTTATGGACCAGTAGAGAATAAAATCAAAGTTCTGCAGTTCTTAGTGGATCAGTTTCTTACCACAAACATTGCACGTGAGGAGTTAATGTCAGAAGGTGTTATTCAGTATGATGATCATTGTAGGGTTTGTCACAAACTTGGGGATTTGCTTTGCTGTGAGACTTGCTCGGCCGTGTACCACTTGGAGTGTGTGAAACCCCCCCTGGAGGAGGTGCCCGAAGACGAGTGGCAGTGCGAGGTCTGCGTGGCACATAAGGTGCCTGGAGTGACTGACTGTGTGGCTGAaatccaaaaaaacaaaccgTACATCCGACACGAACCTATTGGATACGACAGGCACAGGCGGAAATACTGGTTCCTGAACAGGAGAATCATCAT AGAGGAAGATTCAGAAAGTGAGAAGGATAAGAAGATCTGGTACTACAGCACAAAGATCCAGCTGGCAGAGTTAATTGAATGCCTGGACAAGGATTACTGGGAAGCTGACCTATGCAAAACCCTGGACGAGATGCGTGAAGAAGTTCATCGGCACATGGATGTGACCGAAGACCTTACAAACAAAGCAAGGGGCAGCAACAAGTCTTTCCTTTCTGCAGCAAATG ACGAAATTTTGGACGTTATCAGagcaagaaaaggagaaatagtGGAAGATaaaaacacaggagatgaggaagcagaaaaggccaAAAGTGATGTTGATAATGACCAGACAGATGCTGAGAGAGACAAGGAAGAATCTGGAGACCAGAATAAAATTGAGGAAACACACAGTGAGCAAGATGTGGAAAAAGAGAGAACAGAAG AGGCAACAGTCCTCGGGGATAAAAGTAACTCTGTGACCTCCAGCACTGATGACAGCACCACAAATCCTTCTGCAGGAGAGAATAGTTGCTCTGAAGGGAAGGACGCAGTGGGGTGTCAGTCAGAAACCCTTGATAGCAACAACGTGGCAGAGAAGAAGGTGGCATCAGAGCTCCCTCTGGAACTCTCAG AAGAAACTGGTCAGATGATCCCCAGCAGTGGTTCTGCTGCACCTCCACAGGCAGATGTTGagagcagcagtggcagtgagCTGGGCTCTGGCCAGAATGACTCCATTAAGACTCTTGATGATGCTGAAAATGCAGAGAGGGGATCCCAGGCTTCAGAGGATATAg GAGAGAAATCCAATGGTGACAGAAGTGATTCTCCAGGTGCAGGGAAGGGCACGCCAGGCTCAACACGGATGCTCACCAGATTGAGAAATCCAGATAGCAAACTGAGCCAGATGAAAAGCCAGCAGGTTGCTGCTGCAGCAAATGAAGCAAATAAGTTATATAAAGAAACCAGAGAG GTTCTGGTGGTCAACTCTCAAGGTGAAGTCTCCCGAGTGAACACCAAGAAGGACGTTGTGATTAAAGGAAATATCAACAACTATTTCAaactggggcaggaggggaagtACCGTGTTTATCACAACCAGTATGCCACCAATTCCTTTGCTTTGAACAAgcaccagcacagggaggacCACGACAAGAGGCGACACCTCTCACACAAATTCTGCCTGACTCCAGCTGGAGAGTTCAAGTGGAACGGGTCTGTGCATGGCTCCAAAGTTCTCACCATATCCACCCTGAGGCTGACCATTATTCAGCTAGAAAACAATATCCCAGCATCCTTCCTTCACCCTAATTGGGCTTCCCACAG GTCTAACTGGATTAAGGCTGTTCAGATGTGCAGCAAACCCAGAGAATTTGCACTAGCACTGGCTATATTGGAGTGTGCAATCAAACCAGTTGTCATGCTGCCCATCTGGCGGGAATCCTTGGGCCATACGAg ATTACGCAGAATGACAGCAatagaaagagaagaaaaggaaaaagtgaaaaaaaaagagagaaaacaagaagaagaagaaacaatGCAGCAGGCTACATGGGTGAAATACACGTTTCCTGTCAAACACCAG gttTGGAAGCAAAAAGGAGAGGAATATAGGGTAACAGGATATGGTGGCTGGAGCTGGATTAGTAAAACCCATGTCCATAGGTTTATGCCCAAACTGCCAGGAAATACTAATGCAAATTACAGAAAATTGCTGTCAA cAAAGAGTGAAGATGAAAAATGCAGCTTGGATAAACGAAAAGGTACAACTAAGGTAAAACCAGAGAAAGACAGAGCAAAGGATTCTCGAGATCTGCAAGCAAAAGACAAAGATGTTTCAGAAACCTTGGAGAAAGTCcaagtaaaagaagaaaagttgcATGAAGACAAATTAGAAGTTGATACAATTTCTGAAAACTTAGAGCATGCAAAAGACACAG TGGAAAAAGACATCGATGGTGAAAATGATAAAGTCATCAAAGAAGAACCTATGGATGTGGATGATGTGAAAATTGAATCCTCCATAAAAGATGAGGAAAGTCATTGTAAGCGGGATATAATCAATGTCAGTGAGGGATTTCATTTAAGGACTTGCTACAAAAGGAAAGTAAAATCATCAAAATTAGATGGACTCCTGGAGCGGCGAATAAAACAGTTTACACTGGAGGAAAAACAACGTCTAGAAAAGATTAAGCTGGAGGCTGGTGCTAAAACTGGGGGCATTCGATCTGTGAGCCCTCAGAAAAACACAGATGAGCTACAAACAAGGAATGGGAAAGGAGGAAACCAGTTTGACTCTTCTTCCCAAGATCAAAGCTACACTTCAGGCAAGACCCAAGCCGAAGATGCGGAGCAGGACTGTTTGCCCATCAGCAGCATCTCCTGTACCAAAACTGGGGATGAAGATGAACCTTCTTTACCTTTGTCAAACAGGCTCTCAAAAAAGGGGCAGCTGCTGGATGAAGACTCCCCTCAATCCTCTGAAGGAGATAGCTCTGTTCAGAATGATGGCAGAGAAAACAACCCTGAGCCTTCGACTGCTGATAAGTGTCAAGGACAAGAGGCTCTTGGACAGTCTGAGAGCTCTTTAGTGGATGGCTTGAAACAAACCAGTGCAGAAGGCAGAATCAAATGGGatgtttcagaaataaatgaaaaaccCTTGAAACAAAAGCTACCTACTACCAGAGTGTCTCAGCGAGAACTTGAAAACTTAGGGCCAGTGGTACCTGAAAGCAGCTGTAGAAGAGATGCTGTGGGCACTCTTGACAAACCAGACTCAGAAGGGAATTCTGAACAAAGCAAAGATCCAGAAAACAATTGTATGATAAAAAGCCATATGGAAACCATGTCCTCTCAAGAAAGTGAAATGGAGGAAGAAATTGCTCCTGTAAAGACTGAAAGTAAATCTGAAAAAATGATATTTCACCAAAAATCAGCTAATAAAGATCTAGAATCATTTAAGACAGGGTTGATTTCTGAAAGAAACCTTGAAAGTCAAACTCTGGAACACATGGATGGGGAAGATGATAACGAGGATTTACTGAGCTCTAAACTAACAGAGGCTAATGGTCAAAATAAAGGTCAGGAACTGAAAGGGGAGACAGGTACCATGAACAAATATCTTGATCAGACAAATGTAAATACTATTACTGacaaaaagaataataaagatgaagaaactgagacagaaaaagaaaaatcatcatTTCAAATTAATGGAAAAGACAATGACATTAAAGCATTATCAAATGATGACTGCTTAGTGAAAAATACCTGTGAAGCTAAGGCAGGGGGTGATATTGAACCAAAagttaataatattaataaatcCATTCCAGAACATGAAATAAAACCATTGACTTTTAAGGAATCTTCAGTAAAACCATTCATGAATGGTGACATCATGGGAGAGGACTCAAAGGATAAAAAGACCGTGGACTCAAAGTCACATCTGCAGAGTTCACCTGAGTCTGAGTCTGGAGAGAGTCTTCAGCCACCAGATGAAGTTCCCAAGTGTGTgcagaaaactgaagaaaatcaGCTTTCTCCTGAGAGATCTGCCAGTGTTAGCTCTCCTTCCCTGCCAACAAAGCCCGTCTGTAAAGAAAATAACCTGAACAGTGAAACAGAATCCATGGAAACTGAAGCAATTGAGGAAAAGAAAGTTGCTCCGTCGCCTGTAACCTCGTGTGGGGAATCCAGCTTGAGCAGTCACTTTGCCGACCAGAACGGTGTACAGAcatataaaatggaaaatattaatggagaaagtaaaatgaaaactgTTATTACTGAAGTGACTACCACAACCTCAACTGTATCCACAGAGTCCAAAACGGTGTTTAAGGTTGCAGAGACTGGAGCTGCCAGTGATGAGAAAACCACAGTTGTTTCCTCTACAGAAAACTGTGCCATCTCCACtgtcaccaccaccaccactgtCACCAAGCTCACCACTCCAGCCTCAGAGGGTAACTCTGATGTCATCTCTGTCCAGGAGCACAGTAAAACAGTGGTTACAACAACCGTCACCGATTCACTGACCACCCCAGAAGGCACATTGGTGACTTCCATGACTGTCAGCAAAGAATATTCCACAAAAGACAAAGTGAAGTTAATGAAATTCACAAGACCCAAAAAAACTCGTTCTGGAACTGCCTTGCCATCTTATAGGAAATTTGTTAccaaaagcagtaaaaaaagcatatttgttTTACCCAATGATGACTTAAAAAAGCTGGCCAGGAGAGGAGGGATCAGAGAGGTTCCTTATTTCAATTACAATGCAAAGCCTGCCTTGGATATCTGGCCATATCCATCCCCAAGACCAACTTTTGGGATCACATGGAG GTACCGACTCCAAACAGTCAAATCATTGGCTGGAGTGAGCCTGATGTTGAGGTTATTGTGGGCATGTCTCAAGTGGGATGATATGGCAGCAAAAGCTCCACCTGGGGGAGGAACCACAAGGACAG AAACAACTGAAACTGAAATTACTACAACAGAAATAATCAAGCGGAGAGATGTCGGTCCTTATGGGATCCGATCAGAGTACTGTATAAGAAAAATCATTTGTCCCATTGGTGTACCAGAGGCTCCAAAAG AAACTCCAACACCCCAGAGGAAGGGACTGCGATCAAGTGCCCTCAGGCCAAAAAGGCCAGAAACACCCAAGCAAACAGGACCTGTTATAATGGAAACTTGGGTAGCAGAGGAGGAGTTGGAACTGTGGGAGATCAGGGCATTTGCTGAAAG ggtggagaaggaaaaggcaCAGGCAGTTGAACAACAGGCTAAGGTTAGTGAACAGAAGAAGGCAGAGGAGTTCAAGGCCCAATTGGAGGCTCAGCTAAAACACCAACGTTTGGCTGCCCAGCAG aaACGGCTGGAACAGCAGAAGCAGATCCCTGCAGGAGGTGTGGTCCCTGCAGCcaccacaggcagcagcactgcaacCACAGTCTCCACACCCCAGAAAGTCGTGGTGGGCCCTCTGACAGGCCCAGTCCCCACGGGAACCAAAGTAGTGCTCACCACTAAAGTGGGGTCTCCAGCTACAGTAACATTCCAACAGAACAAGAATTTCCATCAAACTTTTGCTACTTGGGTTAAGCAAGGCCAGTCTTCAACAG CCACTAGCACAGCTGCCACCTCAGCCACAAGCATTGCCAGCACAGGGCAGACCTTCCAGCTCTCAGGCAGCCCAGTAACGATGGCAGGGAAAGTGATAACTAAGCTGCCACTCCCTGCAAACAGCAAGATTGTTGCCGTCAATGTGCCATCAACTCAAGGAG gTGTGGTTCAAGTTCAGCAAAAGGTATTGGGTATCATTCCATCAACTACAGGTGCAAGTCAAACCTTTACTTCATTCCAGCCAAGGACAGCAACTGTAACCATTAGGCCAAACACCACAGGGACATTAGGAACAACAAGCACTTCACAA GTAGTGCAGGGGACACCGCTGCGCCCCGGGATGACCGTGATCCGGACACCGCTGCAGCAGTCCACCCTTGGCAAGACCATCATTCGAACACCTGTAGTGGTGCAACAAG GTCAGACCCAGCAAGTGGTGACTCAGATAATCAGGGGTCAGCCTGTCTCAACAGCAGTTTCTAGCACCAGCACAGCTTCTTCCAGCACTGGGCAGAAAACCATCACAAGTTCTGGAACAGCCCCTCAACAAGCTCAGCCGCAGACCCCAGCACCACCCCCTCGCCCTCAGCAGGGCCAGGTGAAGCTGACAATGGCCCAGCTCACCCAGCTCACGCAAGGGCAG GGTGGCAGTCAAGGCTTAACTGTGGTAATTCAGGGACAAGGTCAAACTACTGGTCAGTTACAATTAATCCCTCAGGGTGTGACTGTAATACCTGGTCCAGGACAGCAGCTTATGCAAGCAGCTATGCCAAATGGGACAATTCAGAGATTTCTGTTCACCCCACTACCAGCAGCTGCTACTACAGCTAGCACAACTACAACCACCGTTTCTACGTCCACCTCGG CTGCGGGGGAAGCGAAGCCGGCTCTGCAGGCGCCTCCGGCACCGGCCGTGCCCGtggggcaggggcagcccccGGGCCAGCCCGGCTCCACGGCACAGCCCGCGGGGGCTCAGCCCCAGGGCGCTCAGCCCCAGGCCCCGAGCCAGCCCGAGCCTCCCGGTGACCCCGCGGCGCCTCCCGAAGCTCAGCCCTCCAAATCTCCGGCTCAGTCTCCAGCCCAGGCTCCGGGGCTCTCTCCAGCGCCAGGCCCGATGCCGCCGCCGCCCACGGGCCTGCCCCCAGGCCAGGCCCAGGCTCAGCATCCAGCTCAGGTGCAAACTCCAACCCGACAACCCAGTCTGATGCGGCCCCACGCTCCCCGGCAAATTCCGGCTCGGCTGCAGCAATCGCAGCCTCGGGTTCAGACCTCGGGCCCAACCCTTGCAAGTACTCAGAGTTTAAATCAGGTTCCTGTGCAGTGCCCAGCTCATCctcagctgcagcttcagcagccTCCAACGAGTGTTACTGCAGTgcctcagctccagcagcaagtGGGAGTCCTGTCTCAGCTGCAGCCCCGTGTTGTGGCTCAGATTCGAGCCCAGCAGGGCAGCGTGCCCCAGGTGCAGCTTCAGTTACCTCTTGAGGTGCAGCACAGTAGCCCAGCACAGGCTCAGCAGATTGCCAGTGTGCTGGCAGTGCAAGCAGCCAGTGCGCAGGAGCAGCTGCGCCGagtccagcagctcagggagcagcagcagaagaaaaagcagcaacagATAGGAATTAAACGTGAGCACACCCTTCAGGCTTCTAATCAAAGTGACATTATCCAGAAACAG GTGGTTATGAAGCAGAATGCTGTCATAGAACATTTGAAACAGAAGAAGACACTGACTCCAGCTGAGAGGGAAGAAAATCAGAG AATGATTGTGTGCAACCAAGTGATGAAATATATTCTGGATAAGAtagacaaagaagaaaaacaggcaGCTAAGAAACGGAAGCGAGAAGAGAGTGTGGAGCAGAAGCGGAGCAAACAGAACGCGACCAAGctctcagctctgcttttcaagcataaagagcagctgaaagctgaaatactgaaaaaaagagCACTTCTGGACAAAGATCTACAGATTGAAGTGCAG GAGGAGCTAAAGAAAGACTTGActaaaattaagaaagaaaaggaaagagcccaggcagcagctgctgcagctgcagccgcagccgccgcggctgccgccgctgccccacCAGCAccgccaccagtgccaccagcaccgccacagctgccagcagccagcgtcacctcctcctcctccaccactGTCCCCGTGCCAGTCTCCTCCCAGAAGAGGAAACGAGAGGAGGAGAAAGATTCCTCAGCTTCCAagtccaagaaaaagaaaatgatttCTACTACCTCAAAGGAAACGAAGAAGGACACAAAGCTTTACTGCATCTGTAAAACGCCTTACGACGAGTCCAA GTTCTATATTGGCTGTGATCTTTGTACTAACTGGTATCATGGAGAATGTGTTGGAATCACAGAAAAGGAGGCTAAGAAAATGGATGTGTACATCTGTAATGAGTGTAAACGGGCACAAgagggcagcagtgaggagTTGTACTGTATCTGCAGAACACCTTATGATGAGTCGCA ATTTTACATTGGCTGTGACCGATGTCAGAACTGGTACCACGGGCGCTGCGTGGGCATCCTGCAGAGCGAGGCAGATCTCATCGATGAGTAcgtgtgtccccagtgccagtcCACAGAGGATGCCATGACTGTGCTCAGTCCACTCACAGATAAAGACTATGAAGGGTTGAGGAGGGTCCTGCGCTCCTTGCAG GCTCACAAGATGGCATGGCCTTTCCTAGAACCAGTAGATCCCAACGATGCCCCAGATTATTATGGTGTCATCAAAGAACCAATGG